GTTGCATTTTCAGGTGCGGAAGAGTTTCTGAAAAAATATAAAGGACAGGAAAACGGCACCAATATAATCGGGCACTTCGGGCTTGGTTTCTATTCATCATTTATGGTGAGCAGTGAAGTGGAAATATTTTCGAAGTCCTGGAAAGAAGATGCAACCGCTGTTCGCTGGGAATGCGATGGAAGCCCCGAATACCAGCTGGAAGAGGTAACCAAGGAAGAAAGAGGCACTGAAATCGTGATGCATATCAATGAAGAAAGTGAAGAGTTCCTGGACGAAGGCCGCATACGTACCATCCTGGAAAAATTCTGTAAGTTCCTGCCGGTACCCGTAAAATTTGAAGATCAGCAGATTAACAATACCAACCCGGCCTGGACTAAAAAGCCCAGCGAACTGACAACAGAAGATTATCAGAATTTTTATAAAGAATTATATCCGTTTGCAGAAGCGCCGTTGTTCTGGATACATCTCAATGTGGATTATCCGTTCAGTCTCACCGGTATTCTTTATTTCCCCAAGATCAGCAAGAGTCATGAAATACAGAAAGATAAAATCAACCTGTATTCCAACCAGGTATATGTAACGGACGAAGTAAAAGATATCGTACCGGAATTTCTGATGTTACTGCATGGCGTGATTGATAGTCCGGATATTCCGCTGAACGTGAGCCGCAGCTATTTACAGGGTGATCCTAATGTGAAGAAGATCAACGCCCATATCACGAAAAAGGTGGCAGACAAACTGGACGAAATATTCCGCAATGACCGCAAAGAATTTGAAGAGAAATGGGAATCCATCGGATTGTTCGTGAAGTACGGCATGATGACAGACGACAAGTTCATGGACAAGGCGAATAAGTTCCTGTTGCTGGAAGATGTGGATGGTGGTAAATTCTATACCCAGGAAGAATACCGCGCCGCCGCGGCTCCATTGCAAACCAACAGTGAAGAAAAGCTGGTAATCCTTTATGCTACCAACCCGGTGCAGCAGGACAGCTATGTACAGGCTGCAAAAAGTAAAGGTTTCATTGTGGTGAAAATGGAAACACTGGTAGATGCAGCTTTCATCAACAATATAGAAGTGAAGTGGGAGAAGGCACAATTTACCCGCGTGGATGCGGATATCGCTGATAACCTGATTAATAAAGATGAAAACGCCACTACCGTATTATCAGCAGAGCAGGAAGGTGTATTGAAAGAAATTTTTGGTACACAGATCACGCAGCCCAATATAAAAGTAGAGTTGAAAGGATTGAGTGCAGATGCGCAACCAGTGATCGTTACCCGTCCTGAATTAATGCGTCGTATGAAAGATATGGTAGCTATGGGCGGTGGCGGAATGAACTGGTATGCAGCTATGCCTGATGAAATAAACATGACGGTAAATGCGAACCATCCTGTGTACCTGCAGATCCTGGATGAAAAAGATAACGGATTGCAACAGAAGCAAATAAAGAATCTCGCGGATCTGGCATTATTATCGCAGAATCTTTTAACAGGTGCAGATCTTACCGCATTTGTAAACAGAAGCGTGGAATTGCTATCTGCAGGAAAAAAATAAAATAATGTAACTACACAATAAAAAAATATTTTCCTTTTCCTGTTTTTTAGTTTTTATTTGCAGCACCCCCTAGCTGCGGACTCTAACCAAGACGCAGGAGAAAAATATTGAGAAACCTGTCCTCCGGCATGAAGCTGGAGGACTTTTTAGTTTATAGTAGTTATATGAAAAAAAGAGCAATTAAACTTTTTAGCCATGTTTTTGTGCTGAGCACACTAGCACTTTTCTCCTGTTCTAAAACAGGTGAACTTATTCCTGTTGTCCCACCGGCAACACCAATTGATACCGTGGCAAAGCCAACGCCGCCACCGGTTAAAGACACCCTTCCGTCGCAAACGAACGGAATCACGGTGCAGGATGTTAACTCGGGAGGGGCCAATATTACCAACTATCTCCTGTATATCCCTGATGGATATAATGAGAACCAGGACAAATGGCCTATTGTTATATCTCTGCATGGAGTAGGGGAAATAGGTTCTGACATTAATGTTGTAAGAAACACTGGATTACCAAAAGTAGTAAAGGGTAAACCGTTTATTATGGTAGCGCCGCAATGCCGCAGCAACTGGTGGAATGCCGATGCACTGGAAGTGTTTTACAAAGCCATCATGGCTAAGTATCGTATTGATCCAAGCAGGGTATATCTTACTGGTTTAAGTATGGGCGGAATGCTGACATGGTCCTGGGCAGAAGCGCATCCGGAACATTTTGCAGCTATTATCCCGATTGCCGGCAACGGAGATGTGAAACAGGTTAGCAAGATAAAGAATACACCGGTATGGGCTTTCCATTCTGCAAATGATGGTACCGTAAGCGTAAATGGTTCACGTGATATGGTGAATGCACTGAAAGCAATCGGAGGCAATGTAAAATATACAGAATATCCTGATGGTGGTCATGATTCATGGACAAGGGCTTATGCTACCCCGGAACTGTATACCTGGTTATTGCAACAGCATAAGTAAA
The Chitinophaga sp. MM2321 DNA segment above includes these coding regions:
- the htpG gene encoding molecular chaperone HtpG; this translates as MQKGAIRVQTENIFPIIKKFLYSDHEIFIRELVSNAVDATQKLKTLASVGEYKGELGNIDIEVRLDKEKKTITIADHGVGMTAEEVDKYINQVAFSGAEEFLKKYKGQENGTNIIGHFGLGFYSSFMVSSEVEIFSKSWKEDATAVRWECDGSPEYQLEEVTKEERGTEIVMHINEESEEFLDEGRIRTILEKFCKFLPVPVKFEDQQINNTNPAWTKKPSELTTEDYQNFYKELYPFAEAPLFWIHLNVDYPFSLTGILYFPKISKSHEIQKDKINLYSNQVYVTDEVKDIVPEFLMLLHGVIDSPDIPLNVSRSYLQGDPNVKKINAHITKKVADKLDEIFRNDRKEFEEKWESIGLFVKYGMMTDDKFMDKANKFLLLEDVDGGKFYTQEEYRAAAAPLQTNSEEKLVILYATNPVQQDSYVQAAKSKGFIVVKMETLVDAAFINNIEVKWEKAQFTRVDADIADNLINKDENATTVLSAEQEGVLKEIFGTQITQPNIKVELKGLSADAQPVIVTRPELMRRMKDMVAMGGGGMNWYAAMPDEINMTVNANHPVYLQILDEKDNGLQQKQIKNLADLALLSQNLLTGADLTAFVNRSVELLSAGKK
- a CDS encoding prolyl oligopeptidase family serine peptidase, translating into MKKRAIKLFSHVFVLSTLALFSCSKTGELIPVVPPATPIDTVAKPTPPPVKDTLPSQTNGITVQDVNSGGANITNYLLYIPDGYNENQDKWPIVISLHGVGEIGSDINVVRNTGLPKVVKGKPFIMVAPQCRSNWWNADALEVFYKAIMAKYRIDPSRVYLTGLSMGGMLTWSWAEAHPEHFAAIIPIAGNGDVKQVSKIKNTPVWAFHSANDGTVSVNGSRDMVNALKAIGGNVKYTEYPDGGHDSWTRAYATPELYTWLLQQHK